In Thermococcus sp., the following proteins share a genomic window:
- a CDS encoding TCP-1/cpn60 chaperonin family protein, protein MSMSGQPVIILPEGTQRYVGKDAQRLNILAARIVAETIRTTLGPKGMDKMLVDSLGDIVITNDGA, encoded by the coding sequence ATGAGCATGAGTGGACAGCCCGTTATAATACTCCCGGAGGGGACCCAGAGGTACGTTGGAAAGGACGCCCAGAGGCTCAACATCCTCGCCGCTAGGATTGTTGCTGAGACCATAAGAACCACACTCGGACCGAAGGGCATGGACAAGATGCTGGTTGACAGCCTTGGAGACATCGTCATCACCAACGACGGAGCCA